CTGGCGCTGACAGCTTGTTCTTCTTCCTGCCAGGCGGCATGGGCATTGCGTTCATGAAGCAGTATGCGCAGTCCGGCGTTGATGTGCCGGTCATGGGACCAGCCTTCTCCTTCTCGCAGGATATTTTGCCAGCGATTGGAGATGCTGCACTTGGCGTTGCTAACTCCTCCCAGTGGGGTAAGGATCTTGAAAACGACGTAAATGCGAAATTCGTGAAGGGTTTCAAAGAGACATACGGTCGTCTTCCATCCCTTTACGCATCTCAAGGCTATGATGCTGCAAACCTGATCCTGTCCGCAATGGCAAAAGCTGATGTGAGCGACAAAGACGCGTTCCGTGCAGCACTCAAGCAGGCAGACTTCGCTTCCGTACGTGGCAAGTTTAAATTCGGCAACAACAACCACCCAATTCAGGACATTTATGTGCGTGAAGTGGTGAAGGAAGATGGTCAGATCACCAACAAAATCGTTGGTGTCGCAATCAAAGACCATCAGGACGCATATGCATCCAAGTGCCGCATGAAATAAACTATCCTATTGGTTTGAAAATTAGACGGCGGGGGAATCCCAATCTCTCCCGCTGATCCCCTTCGCGTTGTCCTGAAATAACTCCAGTATTCGGAGAAGGTTGCGCATAATTTTGAACTATCAATGAAAAAGAAGCCTCGGGAATTTTCATAAATGACGGCAGCTTTGATTTTTGAGCAAGTGTTAAACGGGCTGCAGTTCGGTCTCACATTGTTTCTGATGGCAGCTGGCCTCACACTGGTATTCGGTGTGATGGGCCTCATAAACCTTGCTCATGGCTCACTTTATATGGTTGGCGCATTCTGTTGCGCATGGGTTACTCAGCAAACAGGATCGTTCTGGCTTGGGCTTGGCGGCGGTATTCTTGGAGCAGCTGTTGCAGGTGCGCTGGTTGAAATACTGGTGATCCGCAGGCTCTATGGCCGCGACCATCTGGATCAGGTACTGGCCACCTTTGCGCTTATTCTGATCTTCTCAGAAGGGACGCGCATGGTGTTTGGTTCTATGCCGCTTTACCTGAATATCCCTAATGCACTCAGCGGAACCGTAGCTCTTCCGGGCATTGAGGCTTACTCGCTCTATCGCCTCTTCATCATTCTGGCAGCACTTACTGTGGCTGTGCTGCTTTATGGGCTCATCTCCAAAACCCGCCTTGGCATGCGTATCCGCGCCGGTGAGAGTGATCGGGAGATGATAGCCGCCTTAGGCGTTGATATCAAAACGCTTTACACCATCGTATTCGCACTGGGTGCAGCCATTGCAGGCCTTTCAGGCGCACTTGTGGGAGCCCTACGTTCCGTACAAGTCGGCATGGGGGAGCCAGTTCTCATTCTCGCCTTCGTGGTGATCGTGATTGGCGGTATCGGCTCCATCAAAGGCGCGTTGATCGGCTCCATAATGATAGGTCTGGTCGATACCCTTGGCCGTATCTTCCTGCCCGTCTTCCTAAAATATTTTATGGAAAATTCCAGCGCAAACAGCGTCGGAGCTGCACTGTCATCCATGCTTATCTACCTGATGATGGCGGGCATTCTGGCTATTAAACCAAAGGGGCTCTTCAATGCAAGTAACTGATACAGCTCCCAAACCCGTCGCTGGCATTAAGTTTAGCCGCGAGGGAATAATCAACCTGATTGTCATGGCTGTATTGCTGGCTCTGCCACTATGGGCTTCTTCAATCGGTGAGGATTATTACGTCAATCTTGCCAGTCTCATCACGATCTTTGCAATTGCAGGCGTCGGACTCAATTTCGCCATCGGTCAGGGCGGTATGGTCAGCTTTGGACATGCGGCATTCTTCGGCATTGGTGGCTATACCACTGGTATTGCAGCCTTTCACAGCTTTGAAGAAACGCTTTTCATTGCCACACCATTTGCCATATCCGGCACCAATCAGATGCTGATTATCTGGATTGTGGCAATGGTTCTGTGTGGCATCGCGGCATTGGCCATTGGCGCAATTTCCCTGCGCACTGAAGGCGTCTATTTCATCATGATCACGCTGGCATTTGCGCAGATGATCTACTACTTCGCCATCTCATGGCCGACCTATGGCGGAGATGACGGCCTGTCAATTTACCTGCGAAATCAAATCCCTATGGCAGATGCGGAAAACGCATTGACGTTCTTCCTCATCTGCTTTGTTCTGTTGCTGGCAGCCATATTCGTGTCGGCGAGGTTGTCCGGCTCCCGTTTTGGCGCGGCCCTTGGCACTGCGCGGATGAATGAGACCCGACTGGCGACATCCGGTATCGATCCATTCCCAATCAAACTAACGGGTTTCGTCATCTCTGCCATGATCACAGGTTTGGCTGGTGCTCTGCTTGCTGAATTAAATGGGTTTGTCGGCCCGTCTATGCTGTCTTGGCATCGCTCCGGCGAGATCATGGTCTTCGTCATCCTCGGCGGTGTGGGACGTCTCTATGGCCCCGTTCTCGGAGCCGCTGTATTCGTGCTGCTGGAAACCTATATCGGTGAATGGACAGAGCACTGGCAGCTGTTACTTGGCTTTGCCTTACTGGGTGTCGTTCTGTTCGCCAGAGGTGGCGTAATGGGCCTGCTCGCAGGGAGGGCTCACCATGATTAAACCGGTTCTTGAAGTCAAAGGCCTCCACAAATCCTTTGGCGCATTGCAAGCGACGAAAAACGTTAGCCTAAACCTAAAACCCAATGAAATTCATGCCCTTATCGGTCCGAACGGGGCTGGTAAATCAACTCTGATTGGCCAGATCGCAGGCTGGATTACACCCGACAGTGGCACCATTATTCTGGATGGTGAAGATGTAACAATGGATCCTGTTGCAAGTCGATCCCGCAAAGGATTGGGCCGCAGTTTTCAGGTTTCATCATTGGCAATGGAGGTGAGCGCACGCCGCAATGTGATGCTCTCCGTTCAGGCCAGTCAGGGTTCTAGTTTCCAGTTCTGGAAGCAGATCAAATCTGATCTGGACCTACGCGAAACCGCTGGTCATTGGCTGAAAAAAACTGGGCTTAACGGGCGAGAAGACATTGCTGTTTCAGAATTGTCTCATGGTGAGCGCCGTCAGGTGGAAGTGGCTTGTGCACTGGCATTGAAGCCTAAAGCGTTGTTGCTGGATGAACCGATGGCTGGGCTCGGCCCAACTGGTTCCATTCAGCTCACTGAATTCCTTGAGGAAATTCGCCCACAAATCCCGATCTTGCTCATTGAGCATGACATGGATGCAGTGTTCAGACTAGCAGATCGCATCACCGTCCTCGTCAGCGGGGCAGCTATGCTCTCTGGTTCGGTTGACGAGATCCGCTCAAGCGCGCTGGTGCGAGAAGCTTATTTGGGGGAGGAAGCCTAATGCTTTTGGAAGTCAAAGGCTTAGAAGCCCATTATGGCGCAGCTCAGGCACTGTTTGGCGTCAACCTCACAATTAATGAAGGTGAAATGGTGGCAATGCTTGGCCGCAATGGCATGGGTAAATCCACCACCATCAGTTCAATTTGCCAGATGATAACGCCGACCAAAGGCACAATTGAGTTTTGTGGTCAAACACTTAACCACATGCCCAGTCACAAGGCGGCTCGTCTTGGTCTGGGGTTGGTGCCAGAGGGGCGCAGGTGCTTTCCAAACCTGTCCGTTTTAGAAAACCTCACCGCTGCAGCGCGTAAGGGCGAGTGGACGCTAGAGCGTGTTTACAAGCTCTTTCCACGCCTCAAAGAGCGGAAAGGTCAAAGCTCAAACACCTTATCTGGTGGCGAACAGCAGATGCTGGCGATTTCCAGAGCATTGATGACAAACCCGAAATTGCTGATCCTTGATGAAGCAACGGAAGGTCTTGCACCTGTGGTGCGCGGGGAAATCTGGCAAGCCATCACGGTCCTGAAAAAGGAAGGTCTATCCATCCTAATCGTCGACAAGACCTTGAAGGAGCTGCTGCCATTGGCTGACCAGGCCGTTATATTGGAAAAAGGCGAGACTGTCTGGGCGGGTCGACCTGACTCGTTGAGCGAAGAAATGAAGGACAGATATCTTGGCCTTTGAGCGCACAATTCAAGTGATGTTCCAGCATTGCGATGCAGCTGGGATTGTCTTCTATCCCCGCTATTATGAAATGATCAATCAGGTCGTTGAGGAATGGTTCGAGCAAGGTCTTGGAACCTCGTTCGTAGACATTCATATAAAACAAGGGGATGCAGTCCCCACGGCCAAAGTTGAAACTGAGTTCAAGAAACCCAGTGAGCTTGGCGACAAACTCTTATTCACGCTTGAGGTCACTAAGATCGGGCGCTCTAGTGTCCATCTTTTATTCACTGTCACGTGCGGCGAAGAACTCCGGCTGACCAGTAAGTCCGTCATTGTTTACGTCAAAGGCTCTGAAAAGAAACCAGCAAGCTGGCCGGACGGCATCAAAGCGAACCTCAATTTATTCCTGAAGGAAGAAGGACCTGCATGACACAGCAGTCATTGTTTAAATTTTTGCAACCTGAAGGCTGGAAACCTGCATCTGGCTATGCAAACGGTATTATGGCAGAAGGAACACCAATTTTTCTGGGTGGACAGATTGGCTGGAATGGCCAGCAAGTGTTTGAAAGTGATGACCTTGTCGCACAAGTCAAACAGACACTTGAGAACATCAAAGAGATCCTCGCAGAGGCCGGTGCATCACCAGACAATGTGGTCCGCCTGACTTGGTATGTAGTTGATAAAAAAGACTATTTATCCCGCCTGCGCGATGTTGGCGAGGCGTACCGCTCGGTCTTTGGAAAGCATTTTCCATCTATGACCATGATCCAGGTCGCTGATCTGGTGGAAGATCAGGCCAAAGTGGAAATTGAAGCAACCGCTGTGTTGCCAAAAGCGGGATAACAGAAGATGCGGGACTGGGACGCGGCCTATCATAACTCTGGTGTCGTACCAAATGCAGGAGAGCTGTTTGACCAATGGGTTGAACGCTCTAAGGCATTTCGCGAGACCTCGGAAAATCAACTGGACATTGCCTATGGCAGCGGTGAGCGCGAGAGGTTCGACCTCTTCCTGCCAAAGGGCACAGAGCCAAAAGGCCTGGTCTTTTTCGTGCATGGTGGCTACTGGAAGGCCTTCGACAAAACAGCTTTCAGTCATCTGGCAAAAGGTGCTGTTGAGATGGGATATGCCGTTGCAATTCCATCCTATGACCTTTGTCCTGATACGAAAATTCACAATATAACCAAACAGATGCAGTCAGCCCTTGAAGTCGCATCTGAGCACGTTAAAGGACCGATTTACCTCAGTGGCCACTCCGCTGGCGGGCATCTCGTTGCGCGGTTAGGTTGCCAAAACACCATGCTTTCACCAATGATACAACATCGGATCAAGCACATCTTAGGGATCAGCGGTGTTTATGATCTGCGCCCCATTCGCTTGACGCAGATGAATGAAACGCTTCAGATTGATGCGGAGGAAGCCAGATCTGAGAGTCCAACTCTGCATGATCCAATAGAAAATTTGCGCTTTACCGGATGGGTTGGAGCGGAGGAACTCGCGGAATTCAGACGCCAGAATGCAGCGCACTGTGCCATTTGGGCCGGGTTTGAGACACAAATAATGACCTACGAAGATCCCGGCAAAAATCATTTCACTGTGGTCGAGGCTCTGGAGCACGCAGGCAGCCTGCTCTTAACAACTATGTTGAACACTTAATCACACCTTATTGATGTAATAGATGTATTTGCGTTTGCGTGGATTTTGCGTTGATCAGCGTGCTTTAAGGGATTCATGCGTTGCTTTAAGTCGCTATGCCCATGATGCATCCTAACCTATTAGACAGCCTATTCACCAAATGGAGAGTTGTGAACACACTGCTAAGCACCTTAGAGTTAATCAAGGTCGCGGCGGATGTTATTCTCGTCAAGTCGCGCAATGATAAGCTGTATGGGAGGCGCAAGTGTCGGCAGCAAAAAAATCAGGACCACTGAGCGGATTGCAGGTTGTGGAAATGGCCGGGCTTGGTCCGGGCCCAATGGCCGGGCAGTTGCTCGCGGACCTTGGAGCCGAAGTGATCGTCGTTGATCGGCGTACCGGAGAGCGCATCGACAAGGATGTGAACCGGCGCGGCAAGAAGTCCATCGCGCTCAACATGAAGTCAGAGGGTGCGTTAGATGTATTTTTTTCACTTATTGAAAAGGCCGATATTCTGATTGAAGGCTTCCGGCCCGGTGTCATGGAGCGCCTTGGTCTTGGGCCGGACGTGTGTTTGGCAAAGAACCCTAAACTCATCTTTGGCCGCATGACGGGGTGGGGGCAGGAGGGTCCACTCTCCCAAACTGCCGGTCATGATCTCAACTACCTCGCTATGACAGGTCTACTGCACACCATT
The window above is part of the Pseudovibrio sp. Tun.PSC04-5.I4 genome. Proteins encoded here:
- a CDS encoding RidA family protein; translated protein: MTQQSLFKFLQPEGWKPASGYANGIMAEGTPIFLGGQIGWNGQQVFESDDLVAQVKQTLENIKEILAEAGASPDNVVRLTWYVVDKKDYLSRLRDVGEAYRSVFGKHFPSMTMIQVADLVEDQAKVEIEATAVLPKAG
- a CDS encoding branched-chain amino acid ABC transporter permease, producing the protein MTAALIFEQVLNGLQFGLTLFLMAAGLTLVFGVMGLINLAHGSLYMVGAFCCAWVTQQTGSFWLGLGGGILGAAVAGALVEILVIRRLYGRDHLDQVLATFALILIFSEGTRMVFGSMPLYLNIPNALSGTVALPGIEAYSLYRLFIILAALTVAVLLYGLISKTRLGMRIRAGESDREMIAALGVDIKTLYTIVFALGAAIAGLSGALVGALRSVQVGMGEPVLILAFVVIVIGGIGSIKGALIGSIMIGLVDTLGRIFLPVFLKYFMENSSANSVGAALSSMLIYLMMAGILAIKPKGLFNASN
- a CDS encoding ABC transporter ATP-binding protein, translated to MLLEVKGLEAHYGAAQALFGVNLTINEGEMVAMLGRNGMGKSTTISSICQMITPTKGTIEFCGQTLNHMPSHKAARLGLGLVPEGRRCFPNLSVLENLTAAARKGEWTLERVYKLFPRLKERKGQSSNTLSGGEQQMLAISRALMTNPKLLILDEATEGLAPVVRGEIWQAITVLKKEGLSILIVDKTLKELLPLADQAVILEKGETVWAGRPDSLSEEMKDRYLGL
- a CDS encoding ATP-binding cassette domain-containing protein, whose protein sequence is MIKPVLEVKGLHKSFGALQATKNVSLNLKPNEIHALIGPNGAGKSTLIGQIAGWITPDSGTIILDGEDVTMDPVASRSRKGLGRSFQVSSLAMEVSARRNVMLSVQASQGSSFQFWKQIKSDLDLRETAGHWLKKTGLNGREDIAVSELSHGERRQVEVACALALKPKALLLDEPMAGLGPTGSIQLTEFLEEIRPQIPILLIEHDMDAVFRLADRITVLVSGAAMLSGSVDEIRSSALVREAYLGEEA
- a CDS encoding thioesterase family protein, which encodes MAFERTIQVMFQHCDAAGIVFYPRYYEMINQVVEEWFEQGLGTSFVDIHIKQGDAVPTAKVETEFKKPSELGDKLLFTLEVTKIGRSSVHLLFTVTCGEELRLTSKSVIVYVKGSEKKPASWPDGIKANLNLFLKEEGPA
- a CDS encoding branched-chain amino acid ABC transporter permease, translated to MQVTDTAPKPVAGIKFSREGIINLIVMAVLLALPLWASSIGEDYYVNLASLITIFAIAGVGLNFAIGQGGMVSFGHAAFFGIGGYTTGIAAFHSFEETLFIATPFAISGTNQMLIIWIVAMVLCGIAALAIGAISLRTEGVYFIMITLAFAQMIYYFAISWPTYGGDDGLSIYLRNQIPMADAENALTFFLICFVLLLAAIFVSARLSGSRFGAALGTARMNETRLATSGIDPFPIKLTGFVISAMITGLAGALLAELNGFVGPSMLSWHRSGEIMVFVILGGVGRLYGPVLGAAVFVLLETYIGEWTEHWQLLLGFALLGVVLFARGGVMGLLAGRAHHD
- a CDS encoding alpha/beta hydrolase, whose product is MRDWDAAYHNSGVVPNAGELFDQWVERSKAFRETSENQLDIAYGSGERERFDLFLPKGTEPKGLVFFVHGGYWKAFDKTAFSHLAKGAVEMGYAVAIPSYDLCPDTKIHNITKQMQSALEVASEHVKGPIYLSGHSAGGHLVARLGCQNTMLSPMIQHRIKHILGISGVYDLRPIRLTQMNETLQIDAEEARSESPTLHDPIENLRFTGWVGAEELAEFRRQNAAHCAIWAGFETQIMTYEDPGKNHFTVVEALEHAGSLLLTTMLNT